The proteins below come from a single Tachypleus tridentatus isolate NWPU-2018 chromosome 13, ASM421037v1, whole genome shotgun sequence genomic window:
- the LOC143240835 gene encoding serine/threonine-protein kinase B-raf-like isoform X9, which produces MYPEIATPRETLTSNSSQASLSSCSTGTLPDGTRLTPKSPLKVVRAFLPYQQRSTVQVRPGQTIQEALSKAMERRHLTPHMCVVYRCNPRVRIEWDTDITSLEGEEITVEIRERFPITTSISHNFARKTFFSLAFCECCRGILFHGFRCQTCGYRFHQRCAADVPTLCQPLRVDHIYKQLLAMNNTASNMLQTTGDSFSPYASNYQYQRQPVVTSPPKNVPKSHPPPLGQRERSTSAPNVCYNTVNHDMTLEEFALRLQSQNVSGGPGSLALPYQQRSASTNHSPSSSPTRTQSAQGSPTNIHKPWRPRARSADESSKKVQRTTRESIEDWEIPANEILTGPRIGSGSFGTVYRAHWHGPVALKKLNVTDPTAVQLQAFKNEVAVLRKTRHVNILLFMGWVSKPHLTIVTQWCEGSSLYKHLYVQECKFEMVELINIARQTAQGMDYLHAKNIIHRDLKSNNIFLHEDWTVKIGDFGLATVKTRWSGSEQFNQPTGSILWMAPEVIRMKDSHPYSFQSDVYAFGIVLYELIAGQLPYARINNRDQILFMVGHGYLRPDLSNARSDTPKALIRLIEDCVKFTHEERPLFRQILASLELLARSLPKIHRSTSEPTLNRTHLQSEDFTYICASPKTPSQFGTFPFF; this is translated from the exons ATGTATCCAGAAATAGCAACTCCACGAGAAACTTTAACTTCTAACAGTAGCCAAGCAAGTTTATCTAGTTGCAGCACAG GTACTTTGCCAGATGGAACCAGGTTGACTCCAAAATCTCCACTGAAAGTTGTCAGAGCCTTTCTTCCTTATCAACAAAGGTCAACG GTTCAAGTACGACCTGGTCAGACAATTCAAGAAGCTTTATCTAAAGCTATGGAGAGAAGGCATCTTACTCCACATATGTGTGTAGTGTACAGATGTAATCCAAG GGTTCGAATAGAATGGGATACAGATATAACAAGTTTAGAAGGTGAAGAAATTACTGTTGAAATTCGAGAAAGATTTCCCATCACAACAAGTATTTCTCATAATTTT gctagaaaaacatttttctcattAGCCTTCTGTGAATGCTGTCGAGGTATTCTGTTTCATGGATTCCGTTGCCAGACGTGTGGATATAGGTTCCATCAACGATGTGCTGCTGATGTGCCAACACTGTGTCAACCCCTCCGAGTGGATCacatttataaaca ACTTCTAGCAATGAACAACACTGCAAGTAACATGCTTCAGACAACTGGAGATTCATTTTCTCCATATGCCTCAAACTATCAATACCAACGACAGCCTGTGGTTACATCACCACCGAAAAATGTGCCTAAGTCTCATCCACCACCACTGGGCCAGAGAGAGCGCTCAACATCTGCTCCTAATGTCTGTTATAACACAGTTAATCATGACATGACTTTGGAA GAGTTTGCTTTAAGGCTACAATCGCAGAATGTATCAGGTG GTCCTGGATCACTTGCTCTTCCTTATCAACAGAGATCTGCTTCCACTAATCACAGTCCAAGTTCCAGTCCAACTAGAACACAAAGTGCACAGGGTTCCCCAACCAACATCCATAAACCATGGAGACCCCGAGCAAGATCTGCTGATGAAAGTTCTAAAAAAGTA caGCGAACAACCAGGGAATCTATAGAAGACTGGGAGATCCCAGCTAATGAAATTCTTACTGGTCCTCGAATAGGTTCTGGATCATTTGGAACTGTGTACAGGGCTCATTGGCATG GTCCAGTagctttaaaaaaattgaatgttaCTGATCCTACTGCTGTTCAGCTTCAAGCTTTTAAGAATGAAGTAGCTGTGCTTAG GAAAACTCGTCacgtgaatattttattatttatgggTTGGGTGTCTAAACCTCATCTAACAATAGTTACTCAGTGGTGTGAAGGTTCTAgtctttataaacatttatacgtCCAGGAATGCAAGTTTGAAATGGTTGAACTGATCAACATTGCCAGACAAACTGCTCAGGGAATGGA CTATCTTCATGCTAAGAATATCATCCATAGAGACCTCAAGTCAAACA ATATATTTCTGCATGAAGATTGGACTGTTAAAATAGGAGACTTTGGTCTTGCTACTGTGAAAACCAGATGGAGTGGGTCAGAACAGTTTAATCAGCCAACAGGATCAATACTCTGGATG GCTCCAGAAGTTATCAGAATGAAAGATTCTCATCCCTACTCCTTTCAGTCAGATGTCTATGCTTTTGGCATAGTGTTGTATGAATTGATTGCAGGCCAACTACCATATGCTCGAATCAACAACAGAGATCAG ATTCTCTTCATGGTGGGTCATGGTTATTTAAGGCCTGACTTAAGTAATGCTCGATCTGACACACCGAAAGCTCTGATAAGACTGATAGAAGATTGTGTCAAGTTTACTCATGAAGAAAGACCTCTTTTTCGACAA ATTCTTGCTTCATTGGAGTTACTGGCTCGTTCTCTTCCAAAGATCCACCGTAGTACATCAGAGCCAACACTTAATCGAACCCATCTCCAGTCTGAAGATTTTACATACATTTGTGCCTCACCAAAAACTCCAAGTCAATTTGGAACCTTCCCCTTCTTCTGA
- the LOC143240835 gene encoding raf homolog serine/threonine-protein kinase Raf-like isoform X2, whose translation MQTAGTNNMTLTVCSPSVEELQNIRSMIRLTRGNLEALNAKFAQYQHPPSMYITEFEDLNSKLNEFQLQEQRLVDQLSNGSNGRDSPEQSDPDYDESRMYPEIATPRETLTSNSSQASLSSCSTGTLPDGTRLTPKSPLKVVRAFLPYQQRSTVQVRPGQTIQEALSKAMERRHLTPHMCVVYRCNPRVRIEWDTDITSLEGEEITVEIRERFPITTSISHNFARKTFFSLAFCECCRGILFHGFRCQTCGYRFHQRCAADVPTLCQPLRVDHIYKQLLAMNNTASNMLQTTGDSFSPYASNYQYQRQPVVTSPPKNVPKSHPPPLGQRERSTSAPNVCYNTVNHDMTLEEFALRLQSQNVSGVSSPLTPRHEIFSRFHTHKGSPTHSPVPKRRQLELPCPGGSPGSLALPYQQRSASTNHSPSSSPTRTQSAQGSPTNIHKPWRPRARSADESSKKVQRTTRESIEDWEIPANEILTGPRIGSGSFGTVYRAHWHGPVALKKLNVTDPTAVQLQAFKNEVAVLRKTRHVNILLFMGWVSKPHLTIVTQWCEGSSLYKHLYVQECKFEMVELINIARQTAQGMDYLHAKNIIHRDLKSNNIFLHEDWTVKIGDFGLATVKTRWSGSEQFNQPTGSILWMAPEVIRMKDSHPYSFQSDVYAFGIVLYELIAGQLPYARINNRDQILFMVGHGYLRPDLSNARSDTPKALIRLIEDCVKFTHEERPLFRQILASLELLARSLPKIHRSTSEPTLNRTHLQSEDFTYICASPKTPSQFGTFPFF comes from the exons gAATTTGAAGATTTGAATTCCAAACTAAATGAGTTTCAACTCCAAGAACAGAGACTTGTGGATCAGCTTAGTAATGGTAGTAATGGAAGAGATTCTCCTGAACAGTCAGATCCTGACTATGATGAAAGTCGAATGTATCCAGAAATAGCAACTCCACGAGAAACTTTAACTTCTAACAGTAGCCAAGCAAGTTTATCTAGTTGCAGCACAG GTACTTTGCCAGATGGAACCAGGTTGACTCCAAAATCTCCACTGAAAGTTGTCAGAGCCTTTCTTCCTTATCAACAAAGGTCAACG GTTCAAGTACGACCTGGTCAGACAATTCAAGAAGCTTTATCTAAAGCTATGGAGAGAAGGCATCTTACTCCACATATGTGTGTAGTGTACAGATGTAATCCAAG GGTTCGAATAGAATGGGATACAGATATAACAAGTTTAGAAGGTGAAGAAATTACTGTTGAAATTCGAGAAAGATTTCCCATCACAACAAGTATTTCTCATAATTTT gctagaaaaacatttttctcattAGCCTTCTGTGAATGCTGTCGAGGTATTCTGTTTCATGGATTCCGTTGCCAGACGTGTGGATATAGGTTCCATCAACGATGTGCTGCTGATGTGCCAACACTGTGTCAACCCCTCCGAGTGGATCacatttataaaca ACTTCTAGCAATGAACAACACTGCAAGTAACATGCTTCAGACAACTGGAGATTCATTTTCTCCATATGCCTCAAACTATCAATACCAACGACAGCCTGTGGTTACATCACCACCGAAAAATGTGCCTAAGTCTCATCCACCACCACTGGGCCAGAGAGAGCGCTCAACATCTGCTCCTAATGTCTGTTATAACACAGTTAATCATGACATGACTTTGGAA GAGTTTGCTTTAAGGCTACAATCGCAGAATGTATCAGGTG TGTCTTCTCCCTTGACCCCTCGGCATGAGATTTTCTCTCGCTTTCACACACACAAAGGCAGTCCAACCCATTCTCCGGTGCCCAAGCGCCGACAGCTTGAGTTACCATGTCCCGGAGGCA GTCCTGGATCACTTGCTCTTCCTTATCAACAGAGATCTGCTTCCACTAATCACAGTCCAAGTTCCAGTCCAACTAGAACACAAAGTGCACAGGGTTCCCCAACCAACATCCATAAACCATGGAGACCCCGAGCAAGATCTGCTGATGAAAGTTCTAAAAAAGTA caGCGAACAACCAGGGAATCTATAGAAGACTGGGAGATCCCAGCTAATGAAATTCTTACTGGTCCTCGAATAGGTTCTGGATCATTTGGAACTGTGTACAGGGCTCATTGGCATG GTCCAGTagctttaaaaaaattgaatgttaCTGATCCTACTGCTGTTCAGCTTCAAGCTTTTAAGAATGAAGTAGCTGTGCTTAG GAAAACTCGTCacgtgaatattttattatttatgggTTGGGTGTCTAAACCTCATCTAACAATAGTTACTCAGTGGTGTGAAGGTTCTAgtctttataaacatttatacgtCCAGGAATGCAAGTTTGAAATGGTTGAACTGATCAACATTGCCAGACAAACTGCTCAGGGAATGGA CTATCTTCATGCTAAGAATATCATCCATAGAGACCTCAAGTCAAACA ATATATTTCTGCATGAAGATTGGACTGTTAAAATAGGAGACTTTGGTCTTGCTACTGTGAAAACCAGATGGAGTGGGTCAGAACAGTTTAATCAGCCAACAGGATCAATACTCTGGATG GCTCCAGAAGTTATCAGAATGAAAGATTCTCATCCCTACTCCTTTCAGTCAGATGTCTATGCTTTTGGCATAGTGTTGTATGAATTGATTGCAGGCCAACTACCATATGCTCGAATCAACAACAGAGATCAG ATTCTCTTCATGGTGGGTCATGGTTATTTAAGGCCTGACTTAAGTAATGCTCGATCTGACACACCGAAAGCTCTGATAAGACTGATAGAAGATTGTGTCAAGTTTACTCATGAAGAAAGACCTCTTTTTCGACAA ATTCTTGCTTCATTGGAGTTACTGGCTCGTTCTCTTCCAAAGATCCACCGTAGTACATCAGAGCCAACACTTAATCGAACCCATCTCCAGTCTGAAGATTTTACATACATTTGTGCCTCACCAAAAACTCCAAGTCAATTTGGAACCTTCCCCTTCTTCTGA
- the LOC143240835 gene encoding serine/threonine-protein kinase B-raf-like isoform X8, whose protein sequence is MYPEIATPRETLTSNSSQASLSSCSTGTLPDGTRLTPKSPLKVVRAFLPYQQRSTVQVRPGQTIQEALSKAMERRHLTPHMCVVYRCNPRVRIEWDTDITSLEGEEITVEIRERFPITTSISHNFARKTFFSLAFCECCRGILFHGFRCQTCGYRFHQRCAADVPTLCQPLRVDHIYKQLLAMNNTASNMLQTTGDSFSPYASNYQYQRQPVVTSPPKNVPKSHPPPLGQRERSTSAPNVCYNTVNHDMTLEEFALRLQSQNVSGVSSPLTPRHEIFSRFHTHKGSPTHSPVPKRRQLELPCPGGSPGSLALPYQQRSASTNHSPSSSPTRTQSAQGSPTNIHKPWRPRARSADESSKKVQRTTRESIEDWEIPANEILTGPRIGSGSFGTVYRAHWHGPVALKKLNVTDPTAVQLQAFKNEVAVLRKTRHVNILLFMGWVSKPHLTIVTQWCEGSSLYKHLYVQECKFEMVELINIARQTAQGMDYLHAKNIIHRDLKSNNIFLHEDWTVKIGDFGLATVKTRWSGSEQFNQPTGSILWMAPEVIRMKDSHPYSFQSDVYAFGIVLYELIAGQLPYARINNRDQILFMVGHGYLRPDLSNARSDTPKALIRLIEDCVKFTHEERPLFRQILASLELLARSLPKIHRSTSEPTLNRTHLQSEDFTYICASPKTPSQFGTFPFF, encoded by the exons ATGTATCCAGAAATAGCAACTCCACGAGAAACTTTAACTTCTAACAGTAGCCAAGCAAGTTTATCTAGTTGCAGCACAG GTACTTTGCCAGATGGAACCAGGTTGACTCCAAAATCTCCACTGAAAGTTGTCAGAGCCTTTCTTCCTTATCAACAAAGGTCAACG GTTCAAGTACGACCTGGTCAGACAATTCAAGAAGCTTTATCTAAAGCTATGGAGAGAAGGCATCTTACTCCACATATGTGTGTAGTGTACAGATGTAATCCAAG GGTTCGAATAGAATGGGATACAGATATAACAAGTTTAGAAGGTGAAGAAATTACTGTTGAAATTCGAGAAAGATTTCCCATCACAACAAGTATTTCTCATAATTTT gctagaaaaacatttttctcattAGCCTTCTGTGAATGCTGTCGAGGTATTCTGTTTCATGGATTCCGTTGCCAGACGTGTGGATATAGGTTCCATCAACGATGTGCTGCTGATGTGCCAACACTGTGTCAACCCCTCCGAGTGGATCacatttataaaca ACTTCTAGCAATGAACAACACTGCAAGTAACATGCTTCAGACAACTGGAGATTCATTTTCTCCATATGCCTCAAACTATCAATACCAACGACAGCCTGTGGTTACATCACCACCGAAAAATGTGCCTAAGTCTCATCCACCACCACTGGGCCAGAGAGAGCGCTCAACATCTGCTCCTAATGTCTGTTATAACACAGTTAATCATGACATGACTTTGGAA GAGTTTGCTTTAAGGCTACAATCGCAGAATGTATCAGGTG TGTCTTCTCCCTTGACCCCTCGGCATGAGATTTTCTCTCGCTTTCACACACACAAAGGCAGTCCAACCCATTCTCCGGTGCCCAAGCGCCGACAGCTTGAGTTACCATGTCCCGGAGGCA GTCCTGGATCACTTGCTCTTCCTTATCAACAGAGATCTGCTTCCACTAATCACAGTCCAAGTTCCAGTCCAACTAGAACACAAAGTGCACAGGGTTCCCCAACCAACATCCATAAACCATGGAGACCCCGAGCAAGATCTGCTGATGAAAGTTCTAAAAAAGTA caGCGAACAACCAGGGAATCTATAGAAGACTGGGAGATCCCAGCTAATGAAATTCTTACTGGTCCTCGAATAGGTTCTGGATCATTTGGAACTGTGTACAGGGCTCATTGGCATG GTCCAGTagctttaaaaaaattgaatgttaCTGATCCTACTGCTGTTCAGCTTCAAGCTTTTAAGAATGAAGTAGCTGTGCTTAG GAAAACTCGTCacgtgaatattttattatttatgggTTGGGTGTCTAAACCTCATCTAACAATAGTTACTCAGTGGTGTGAAGGTTCTAgtctttataaacatttatacgtCCAGGAATGCAAGTTTGAAATGGTTGAACTGATCAACATTGCCAGACAAACTGCTCAGGGAATGGA CTATCTTCATGCTAAGAATATCATCCATAGAGACCTCAAGTCAAACA ATATATTTCTGCATGAAGATTGGACTGTTAAAATAGGAGACTTTGGTCTTGCTACTGTGAAAACCAGATGGAGTGGGTCAGAACAGTTTAATCAGCCAACAGGATCAATACTCTGGATG GCTCCAGAAGTTATCAGAATGAAAGATTCTCATCCCTACTCCTTTCAGTCAGATGTCTATGCTTTTGGCATAGTGTTGTATGAATTGATTGCAGGCCAACTACCATATGCTCGAATCAACAACAGAGATCAG ATTCTCTTCATGGTGGGTCATGGTTATTTAAGGCCTGACTTAAGTAATGCTCGATCTGACACACCGAAAGCTCTGATAAGACTGATAGAAGATTGTGTCAAGTTTACTCATGAAGAAAGACCTCTTTTTCGACAA ATTCTTGCTTCATTGGAGTTACTGGCTCGTTCTCTTCCAAAGATCCACCGTAGTACATCAGAGCCAACACTTAATCGAACCCATCTCCAGTCTGAAGATTTTACATACATTTGTGCCTCACCAAAAACTCCAAGTCAATTTGGAACCTTCCCCTTCTTCTGA
- the LOC143240835 gene encoding serine/threonine-protein kinase B-raf-like isoform X7, whose protein sequence is MIRLTRGNLEALNAKFAQYQHPPSMYITEFEDLNSKLNEFQLQEQRLVDQLSNGSNGRDSPEQSDPDYDESRMYPEIATPRETLTSNSSQASLSSCSTGTLPDGTRLTPKSPLKVVRAFLPYQQRSTVQVRPGQTIQEALSKAMERRHLTPHMCVVYRCNPRVRIEWDTDITSLEGEEITVEIRERFPITTSISHNFARKTFFSLAFCECCRGILFHGFRCQTCGYRFHQRCAADVPTLCQPLRVDHIYKQLLAMNNTASNMLQTTGDSFSPYASNYQYQRQPVVTSPPKNVPKSHPPPLGQRERSTSAPNVCYNTVNHDMTLEEFALRLQSQNVSGGPGSLALPYQQRSASTNHSPSSSPTRTQSAQGSPTNIHKPWRPRARSADESSKKVQRTTRESIEDWEIPANEILTGPRIGSGSFGTVYRAHWHGPVALKKLNVTDPTAVQLQAFKNEVAVLRKTRHVNILLFMGWVSKPHLTIVTQWCEGSSLYKHLYVQECKFEMVELINIARQTAQGMDYLHAKNIIHRDLKSNNIFLHEDWTVKIGDFGLATVKTRWSGSEQFNQPTGSILWMAPEVIRMKDSHPYSFQSDVYAFGIVLYELIAGQLPYARINNRDQILFMVGHGYLRPDLSNARSDTPKALIRLIEDCVKFTHEERPLFRQILASLELLARSLPKIHRSTSEPTLNRTHLQSEDFTYICASPKTPSQFGTFPFF, encoded by the exons gAATTTGAAGATTTGAATTCCAAACTAAATGAGTTTCAACTCCAAGAACAGAGACTTGTGGATCAGCTTAGTAATGGTAGTAATGGAAGAGATTCTCCTGAACAGTCAGATCCTGACTATGATGAAAGTCGAATGTATCCAGAAATAGCAACTCCACGAGAAACTTTAACTTCTAACAGTAGCCAAGCAAGTTTATCTAGTTGCAGCACAG GTACTTTGCCAGATGGAACCAGGTTGACTCCAAAATCTCCACTGAAAGTTGTCAGAGCCTTTCTTCCTTATCAACAAAGGTCAACG GTTCAAGTACGACCTGGTCAGACAATTCAAGAAGCTTTATCTAAAGCTATGGAGAGAAGGCATCTTACTCCACATATGTGTGTAGTGTACAGATGTAATCCAAG GGTTCGAATAGAATGGGATACAGATATAACAAGTTTAGAAGGTGAAGAAATTACTGTTGAAATTCGAGAAAGATTTCCCATCACAACAAGTATTTCTCATAATTTT gctagaaaaacatttttctcattAGCCTTCTGTGAATGCTGTCGAGGTATTCTGTTTCATGGATTCCGTTGCCAGACGTGTGGATATAGGTTCCATCAACGATGTGCTGCTGATGTGCCAACACTGTGTCAACCCCTCCGAGTGGATCacatttataaaca ACTTCTAGCAATGAACAACACTGCAAGTAACATGCTTCAGACAACTGGAGATTCATTTTCTCCATATGCCTCAAACTATCAATACCAACGACAGCCTGTGGTTACATCACCACCGAAAAATGTGCCTAAGTCTCATCCACCACCACTGGGCCAGAGAGAGCGCTCAACATCTGCTCCTAATGTCTGTTATAACACAGTTAATCATGACATGACTTTGGAA GAGTTTGCTTTAAGGCTACAATCGCAGAATGTATCAGGTG GTCCTGGATCACTTGCTCTTCCTTATCAACAGAGATCTGCTTCCACTAATCACAGTCCAAGTTCCAGTCCAACTAGAACACAAAGTGCACAGGGTTCCCCAACCAACATCCATAAACCATGGAGACCCCGAGCAAGATCTGCTGATGAAAGTTCTAAAAAAGTA caGCGAACAACCAGGGAATCTATAGAAGACTGGGAGATCCCAGCTAATGAAATTCTTACTGGTCCTCGAATAGGTTCTGGATCATTTGGAACTGTGTACAGGGCTCATTGGCATG GTCCAGTagctttaaaaaaattgaatgttaCTGATCCTACTGCTGTTCAGCTTCAAGCTTTTAAGAATGAAGTAGCTGTGCTTAG GAAAACTCGTCacgtgaatattttattatttatgggTTGGGTGTCTAAACCTCATCTAACAATAGTTACTCAGTGGTGTGAAGGTTCTAgtctttataaacatttatacgtCCAGGAATGCAAGTTTGAAATGGTTGAACTGATCAACATTGCCAGACAAACTGCTCAGGGAATGGA CTATCTTCATGCTAAGAATATCATCCATAGAGACCTCAAGTCAAACA ATATATTTCTGCATGAAGATTGGACTGTTAAAATAGGAGACTTTGGTCTTGCTACTGTGAAAACCAGATGGAGTGGGTCAGAACAGTTTAATCAGCCAACAGGATCAATACTCTGGATG GCTCCAGAAGTTATCAGAATGAAAGATTCTCATCCCTACTCCTTTCAGTCAGATGTCTATGCTTTTGGCATAGTGTTGTATGAATTGATTGCAGGCCAACTACCATATGCTCGAATCAACAACAGAGATCAG ATTCTCTTCATGGTGGGTCATGGTTATTTAAGGCCTGACTTAAGTAATGCTCGATCTGACACACCGAAAGCTCTGATAAGACTGATAGAAGATTGTGTCAAGTTTACTCATGAAGAAAGACCTCTTTTTCGACAA ATTCTTGCTTCATTGGAGTTACTGGCTCGTTCTCTTCCAAAGATCCACCGTAGTACATCAGAGCCAACACTTAATCGAACCCATCTCCAGTCTGAAGATTTTACATACATTTGTGCCTCACCAAAAACTCCAAGTCAATTTGGAACCTTCCCCTTCTTCTGA